The nucleotide sequence TTGATTTTTTCATGAATGATGCGAATTTGTTTTTTAAATTCAATAATTATTGaaagtaattattttaaatattaacttaGAGATTTATCCTACAAATTACTGCCACATGTttattttgttcgaatatatgtataatgataAGAGCTGGTCATTGAGAAGATGGTCTATTTTCAAAATCTGCAACGTACGAATATTAagtctatatcatttgtttttttaattttgtaaaaaatattAAGCACTTCATAAAAAGATATATGATTTGAGTTGACAAAGTTATAAGGTCATTTCTAAATGACCTGTATTTAAAACAATTTATCAATTTCAAAAATCCATATCTTTTACTTTGACGCTACTTTTTATTAAAGATGTCACGGAGGAcacatttaaaaattttaatttaacattaTCTTCACCGAGAGGGTCGCGAAAGACaccttttaaaaaatttaaattgaaattcgaTCCAAATTCTCCTCTAACAATAATCGAATAACGttaaagagaaaaaagaaattctGCCTGTAATTGATCGAAAAGCATTACACAATATTTTCTTACCTGTGTCTTGTATCTGATGAAGTATACTTCGGGTTTGCTAGGTTGCGTAGGCGCCTGCGTGGGCAGCACAACTTCCGGCGCTTCTTCTGGTTTCTTCACCAGCACGTAGATCAAGGTCTTCTCTTCGTCTTGAGGTGGGAGCGGCGGCAGAGCCGGAGCCGTTGGCGTTGGTGGCGTCGGTGCCTTTATGAACACGATCTTGTAGTGTTTCTGTGGTGGTGACGCGGCCGGTATGTATTTCGGTGGTTTGTATTCTGGAGCTTCTGGTGGCGGCACGTGGACGTAAACGTGCTTGTGAACGACGGGTGGCTGCTGAGGGGGTCCGTAGCGATCCGGAAGCGAA is from Megalopta genalis isolate 19385.01 chromosome 12, iyMegGena1_principal, whole genome shotgun sequence and encodes:
- the LOC117219164 gene encoding uncharacterized protein LOC117219164, whose product is MLLYLTALLLVATTVYSKPAPEPPSSYFPPPSGGGPSGPGSYGPPSLPDRYGPPQQPPVVHKHVYVHVPPPEAPEYKPPKYIPAASPPQKHYKIVFIKAPTPPTPTAPALPPLPPQDEEKTLIYVLVKKPEEAPEVVLPTQAPTQPSKPEVYFIRYKTQKEQQSAEYGPPQQSPPSDNYGAPPSSSGGPY